Proteins from a genomic interval of Magnetococcales bacterium:
- a CDS encoding modification methylase, giving the protein ESFFVRHAYFLGANDPYKALKTTLKAEIDQEAWESLHSDVSRPFDKPKSGRIAVKVINHLGDEVMKVFGV; this is encoded by the coding sequence GAAAGTTTCTTCGTCCGTCACGCCTACTTCCTGGGGGCCAACGACCCTTACAAGGCCCTCAAGACCACCCTCAAGGCAGAGATCGACCAGGAGGCATGGGAGTCCCTGCACAGCGATGTCTCCCGCCCCTTCGATAAACCCAAATCGGGCCGCATCGCCGTCAAGGTGATCAACCATCTGGGGGACGAAGTGATGAAGGTGTTTGGAGTATAA